A genome region from Candidatus Kryptobacter tengchongensis includes the following:
- a CDS encoding electron transfer flavoprotein alpha subunit apoprotein, whose product MAKRVLTFAEQREGKFKKSAFEAVRTGRKIADELSAEFYALVIGDEKVENIAHELGNYGAEKVFIVQDKKLGEYSLTAYAKIIAEAMQKLEAEYLFMSATAMGKELAPRVAGKIDAGFAVDCTELKVENGEVIATRPVYAGKAFIRIKINSDKKIYTLRPNVFSAGESDGKPASVEKLEINLSDEDFKVVAFETLASTKGKLDVTEADIVVSGGRGLKAPENFKLIEELADVLGAAVGASRAVVDAGWRPHDEQVGQTGKTVSPKLYIAIGISGAIQHLAGMSSSKVIVAINKDKDAPIFQVADYGIAGDLFEVVPALIEELKKVLGK is encoded by the coding sequence ATGGCAAAAAGAGTTTTAACATTTGCCGAGCAAAGGGAAGGAAAGTTTAAGAAATCAGCTTTTGAGGCAGTAAGAACTGGCAGAAAAATAGCTGATGAGTTATCAGCAGAATTTTATGCACTCGTCATTGGAGATGAAAAAGTTGAAAATATAGCACATGAACTCGGGAATTACGGTGCTGAAAAAGTTTTCATTGTTCAAGATAAAAAACTTGGGGAATATTCTTTAACAGCTTATGCTAAGATCATAGCCGAAGCTATGCAGAAACTTGAAGCGGAATATCTTTTCATGTCCGCAACAGCTATGGGGAAAGAACTTGCACCAAGGGTTGCTGGAAAAATTGATGCCGGTTTTGCGGTTGATTGCACCGAGTTAAAAGTTGAAAATGGAGAAGTTATCGCAACAAGACCTGTTTATGCTGGGAAAGCTTTCATAAGGATAAAAATCAATTCAGATAAAAAAATTTACACTTTAAGACCGAATGTTTTCTCAGCTGGTGAAAGTGACGGCAAGCCAGCGAGCGTTGAAAAACTTGAGATTAACTTAAGCGATGAAGATTTTAAAGTTGTTGCTTTTGAAACATTAGCCTCAACCAAGGGAAAACTTGATGTAACAGAGGCTGACATTGTTGTTTCAGGTGGAAGGGGTTTGAAAGCACCCGAAAATTTCAAACTCATTGAAGAACTTGCTGATGTTCTTGGTGCAGCAGTTGGAGCTTCAAGAGCAGTTGTTGATGCGGGATGGCGACCTCATGATGAACAGGTTGGTCAAACCGGGAAGACAGTCTCACCAAAACTTTATATAGCGATTGGAATTTCCGGAGCAATCCAGCATCTTGCTGGAATGTCTTCTTCAAAGGTGATAGTAGCAATAAATAAAGATAAAGACGCGCCGATATTTCAGGTTGCAGATTATGGGATCGCCGGTGATTTATTTGAAGTTGTTCCCGCTTTGATTGAGGAATTGAAAAAGGTTCTCGGAAAATAA
- a CDS encoding FimV C-terminal domain-containing protein, giving the protein MKHFSRIFILLIIMFSFAISQSNERLKQLITEGDEYSEKKFDNYKALEKYLEAYKIDPRNYDVLWKLSKVYVDIGEHLPARTKEEKQKQLEMYEKAKEYADLAIQVNPNGSMGYTRRAIALGRIALFKGVWESIDLVKKVKEDCEKAIQLDPNNSVAYYVLGRTHAKLCEKPKLFRAPLGLGWANYDDAIKNFEKAISLRPTFIMYRLDAAKAYIEVKNYKKAKEHLTKIAELPTEDEDDPQFRQEAKELLEKIKDKAP; this is encoded by the coding sequence ATGAAACACTTTTCCCGAATTTTCATTTTGCTAATAATTATGTTCAGCTTTGCAATTTCACAGTCAAATGAAAGATTGAAACAGCTTATTACCGAGGGGGATGAATATTCTGAGAAAAAATTTGACAACTACAAAGCCTTAGAAAAATATCTTGAGGCTTACAAAATTGACCCGAGGAATTATGATGTTCTCTGGAAATTGAGCAAAGTTTATGTTGATATTGGAGAGCATCTCCCAGCCAGAACAAAAGAAGAAAAGCAAAAGCAACTTGAGATGTATGAAAAAGCAAAAGAATACGCTGACCTTGCAATTCAGGTAAATCCCAATGGTTCAATGGGTTACACACGCAGAGCAATCGCTTTGGGGAGAATCGCTCTTTTCAAAGGTGTATGGGAATCAATTGATCTTGTGAAAAAAGTAAAAGAAGATTGTGAAAAGGCAATTCAGCTTGACCCGAACAATAGCGTTGCTTACTATGTTCTCGGGAGAACACATGCAAAATTATGTGAAAAGCCAAAATTATTCCGTGCACCGCTTGGACTTGGTTGGGCAAACTATGACGATGCCATAAAAAATTTTGAAAAAGCAATAAGTTTGAGACCAACTTTCATCATGTATCGTCTTGATGCTGCAAAAGCTTACATTGAAGTCAAAAACTATAAAAAGGCGAAAGAACACCTAACAAAAATCGCCGAACTTCCAACTGAAGACGAAGATGACCCACAATTTAGACAGGAAGCTAAAGAGCTTCTGGAAAAGATAAAAGATAAAGCACCATGA